The following nucleotide sequence is from Salvia miltiorrhiza cultivar Shanhuang (shh) chromosome 7, IMPLAD_Smil_shh, whole genome shotgun sequence.
gagcttagtagtactcggctcgttagctcgtgaacgaGTTCGttaagtgattcagcttgaaaaaattaataaattatcagtagataaaacttatgtttatccattaaaattaataatgatttcattaaatctttaattaactttgttataagaaaaatattaatatatttattattttgaatgaaataatttgttttcaaaagaaaagaatcaatattttgaataaaaatataaatataaatttagataATTCGTATAGCCTCGATTAAACTAGAGAGCCTCGGTAAACAAAATTAGGGATTCAATTCGATACTAcacaaatcaaacttgagcacaTCACTATTCGATTCGGTTTGGTTCAATTACACGCCTAGGGAAactcaacaaaaaaaatatacaatcaCTCTTCGcattttgtgtttttttgtcAGGTTTTCAACAGCACATTCGCATTGAAACGCAAACACCTTTTTATGTAtttcagaaagaaaaaaaatatagccAGGAGAAGATAAATACCGATGAAGAAGAAGCCTCTGAAATATTGCATTCAAATCCCAATTTTTGTgtatttcagaaaaaaaaaaaaaaaaaaaaaagagagagagagagaagagagagaagaaaaataCCGATGAAGAGAAGCCGAAAAATCTGTGAGGAAGAAGATCGGCGTTTCTGATTTTCTGAGAAAGGGCGTGAAGAAGAAGAGCTGAGCGACGCCGATTCTAACTTAGATTAGGGATTCTTTGTTTATTGtttgtataaattaattattgtgtttttatttttattgttgtaTTTCTTAGCATGGAATATGGgctattataattttattttatgcggGCTTATGTATTTTTGGACTATTGATTTTATCTATTGTCttggttatttattttatttcattagactcttttttttttgcgtATTAATATTAATACAAATAATAACAATGATTTTTGTAGAATAATAAATTGCATGCAGCATCGTTCCCATTCTTGCCGACTCTTATGAATCGACATGCAAACTGCATGGATAAGTATGATTAATAGTAGCCGCTAGATCTTGCAAATCGGACGACTATGATTAAGGTTGATTAAGGCGTTTAATTAAgagttaattgcctataaatacataaactatacccaaattttggtttttaaccaAATATATCTTTTTagtcaaaaaaatacataaacttttaattttttggaatttgacatGACTCCAAAAGTTCGTTGgccaataacttgattgtctgAATTCTGATGGTCAATCTGAAGGTACAATTGGAAAGCTACTGACGTtgtctttctaatgatacttatattgtttgCTCTTAGTAACTAGAAGTggttgaaaaaagaaaaaaatatagagtttcGTGACCTCGACATTCGTGCCATTTTTTTTACTACTTCCGATTatcaaaacccaacaatataagtatcattagaaagataacATTAAGAGCTTTCCAACGGTATCTTCGGATTGCCCATCAGAATTCAGACAATCAATTTATTAGCCGACGAACTTTCGGCTCcggtcaaattccaaaaatataaaaatttatgtattttttgaccaaaaaaaaaaaagatttggtcaaaaaccaaaatttgagtatagttcgtgtatttataggcaattaactcTTTAATTAATTGCTGGAAATTCATTAagtttaattaagtaatttttaaattttgataaccgtttttagtttttaaagtgTTGACCGAATCTTTTCTAATTTTGGTAGAAGTTAatgtttgtgtattttctatattttaagATTGTTATTTAATTGTAACGAATCAATCTCTTTATGAACAATAATTACCATATCTTCATTGTAATCAtgtattttcaatttatttcaaCTTTTTTATTTGCTCAATTTATTTCACTTATCTGCGTTAACTATGcagatattaaattaataatatttgtttttgtgttatttatcatCACAATTGATTTATTcaacaaaagaaaatgaattatgAATTTTGGCATTTATATTTCAACAAACGTTAGAAAGTAAATATTGTAAATCaatatttgttttcatttattcgcaatatattttttcattatttagtaaattattcaattaatttgttatttttagtgAATAGTTTACTATGTATAATATTATGTTCATAATTTTGTTACGCTTGTTCAAATAATTCTATATTAGATATtttatgctaaaaaaaattcaaaaattttgtTTAGATGTTCATAATTATTTTACGTTTGTTCGAaatgttttatgttaaatattttatatcaataaaaaaaattgaatatcttatttagatgttcgtaactCTTTTTCACTTGTTCTAAATATCttgtgttaaatatttttataattctcAGTTAGATatcaataatattattcaaaatatattaattataaatgtgaacaaaaataattgaataccTATTTTAACATTACGAATATCCATTCAATTTAGGGTTATTGGCtcttaaatacaccaactttgggggtagtttggttttgcacatgaactttgaaaggtgtaaaaaaatacatgaactttaatgttgttgcaattttatcacaaattcaaatattagatattcaaactctataaaaatcttacgatttacggatttagagatgtcttatacgatatcttttacAGATGTCCTATATgatgtattttttaaaaaacatcCGTTGAATACACGTCGATATTTCGACTTGCCACGTCatctttaatttgagaaaaaaatgaatttatgaCATCGTAGAAGACATTTgtaaaagatatcgtataagacatctctaaacttgtaaatcgtaagatttttatggagttcaaatatctaatatttgaatttgtgataaaattgttacaacattaaagttcatgtatttttttacaccttttaaagttcatgtgcaaaaccaaactaaccccaaagttggtgtatttaggcgCTAATAACCCTTCAATTTAAACAAACTTCCAAGCCAAATTTGctacaattatttaatatggTGCATATCACTAATTTCTTATTAAGCAGATAATAGATTCTAAGAAGTGCTCCACAATGATCACATAGCTATGATTTCCCAGTTTGCATAAAATCAAACCAACAATCCATACATCCCAAATTATGATACAAAGTGATGATGATTCGCTATCATCTGTCACATTATTTTACATTACACATTTACACATTTAGAGGAAgaaaatcacacacacacaacacacataaCATAATAATACAGAGTGATCTGATCAAGCAGCAACTGGCTGAGGCAGCTTGCCGTTGCTGGCCGCCGGAGCCAAACTGTCGTAGTATTCCACCAACACCTCCCAACCACCGGGGCACATAAATCCGTCGGGAGGGTTCTCCCGATTCTTCGCCAGGTTCCTCATCTGCCAAATCAACGAGACGAAGATTTTAGGGGGTGTTTTGCAGAGTCTATAAGCTccttaaaacaacttataaactctttaaaataagtttaactGAACATCGTCTTAAACCTTTATAATGGTAAAAATCAACACTCGCGATGATCAACACGtgcttaattatttttgtaatgaatgaatgaatgaatacCTTGGTGCCGGATATGAAGACAAAGTCTTGAGCCCTTGATGGATCAAAGAATGCCATTTTACTTTGAGTCTTGTCATAGGCAGCTACCTACATATATGCACTCAACAACACTAGTTAGTTAGTGTTAATTTAAGAATATTATTTCACATTTCCTACttcctctgtccacgaaaaatgAGACACATTTTTTGGGCACagattttataaaatgaatGGTGATTTTGATGAAGTAGAGAAATAGTCTCactaaagtattttttttttttttaaataagagatatttgtaaggataaaaggtAAGAAAAAGATGTAGGTCCGTGtactaaaaaggaaagtgtctCATTTTTCATGGATAGAAAATGTATTGTTCATGTTAATTTACCTTGAAAGGCAATATGTTGAGGCGCTCCAATCCCGGGGCCATGCTGAGCACCTTCTTGCCGTGATCGGCGTCGTAGAGGTCTCGTTTCTCGAGGGGGTGCGCCATGCCGGCAGGGTCGCGCCCGACGATGTAGAAGTTCGCGCCCGCATTGATCCTAGCCTTGGCATGCCATTGCACCTCGGTGGGGCCGGCGTAGTGCATCGGAGATGGGAATATCGACACCACCGTCGTTTCCGGATCAAGGACTCCATCTTCAAGCACCTAAAACAACCCAAAAAACATGAACTATTCGAAGCTCGACTCGATAAATGCACCTTAACTAAAGGAGTGAAGCTCGAACTTGACACTCCAGATAACTTCGTGAGCCTCAAAATGTTCGATAAATACCTTCTCGTGTTGCTTCATACGCCAACGAAGTGGAACATCATCCTCTTTAGTGTAACCTCCCAAAGGGTGCAGCAAGAGCACCGGATTCTTGAATCCCATCTCAAGCAGGCGGCGACGGGTGTCGGTCATGAGCAGCGCGTGGCCGTTGTGCACCGGATTCCGCAGCTGGAAGGCAAACACCGCGTCTGCGTTACGCCTCTCAAACTCCTGCCGGAGCTGGGCGGGGGAGAGCCGGAACCGGTCCAATCCGTCGTCGTACTTGATCGGCTTTACGACCTCTAGATCACCGCCGATCAGCCAGTTTCCGGCACCACTGATAGCCTTCTCAACATAGGGCAGACCACGTGCTGTGGTGCCCCAACTCCTTGCTATTCTTTCTTCTTTGTTGTGTTTGTATATCTCAATGCTGCACTTACAAAAACAGCATCACATTTTACTGTTTAGCCCAAACTCAAACACCAAAACAAACACCAAAACCAATAGTGAAAAAGTGttcatcttaaaaaaaaaaaaaaaaaaacttgctaGAATTCAATATCAATACACACATAAATCAAATAAACAGATGAGAAAATTAGTAAGTTCATATCACCATTCTCACATTATTTTTAAGAGTGTAAATGCAAGAACATTATATGttacttccttcgtcccaaTTAAATaggtcatatttttttttatctggaCGTTATATTTTAATACTTGTTCACTATCTAGAAAATCAATATATTACAAACATTCtaacataatttattatttacacTAAATGTAATTGTGGTCCATAAATAATtatctcatttttcatttaaaaaactATCTTCATTTCCTTCTCCTACttttttcttataaatatacgactaaaaaaaatactccatccatcaacaaaaaaaattgtcacattGTGGATGCCATGGTCTCccccgtccaccaattcatgaCCCAATTTTTTCATTATGACTTGTCTACAAAAACTTGACTCATTTCATTTCTGGTAAATCTATCCACACAATCTTCTAATTTTTGTCTTAATATTGTCCATTTATTTACCAGTATTCACATTCTGAACTCACCAATTAActataaattaatcaatttaaaaacTACAATAAAAGTGAGACTCTTAATTCACTCAAAATACATTCAATAAATTTTTAGAACTCGTGCCATTATGAAATGAATCAAAAATTAATGGAGGATGGAGTACTAATTATTCTTTAATATTCGTACCCAAAATATATGTCttattttttttgacttggggaaGTTGGGGAGGGgaagcagtggggtttgaacccgggacctcactgtttaCACACAGGAGGTCACacggtgtccccttggggaccaACCCTATGTTTTATTAAATTAcaatgaagggagtaatattttagcACAAGAATTAGCTCTTCATTATATGTAGCAATAGAAATATACATCCATAATAAAACACCTAAACCCAAACAATATCATTCTCATTGCTTATAAGAATTCACATAATCACTCCAATCCAatattattcaaattattaatCTCTGAGGATATTTAGTAAAGTTCATATCAGCATTCTCACATTATCTTTTAATAGTGTAAATCACATTATAGTAATATGTAAACAGTGGATTACTTTATAAAATGATTGCCACGTATATCCGCACCTGAACCAAGATAGTTGCAGAGAAATCTCCACTAAACctcattattaatttaaaaataagataaaatctatgttatattatatatgtgtCATATTCTAATTTTATAACGGCTTATCGGAACAAGTAAGGCCATGTAAACAGAAATCCTAAATCGTGTGGATTAAACTTCTCATATATATAGTCGACTAAAATTTTCTTATTctattcaaattaatatatgaGAAACATCACGTGTTTATAAACATCTTCCACAACTTGATCGCTATAATGAGATTACTGtagaaaaaatagtaaaaaaaatggtggaagaagagagagaaaaaatgaaggggaaaactcctctttttatattatatatagattatatagattataaatgtttcaataataataataatagtttgcaaataaaaataatatttactcaatttgaaatattttaacaatatataaaTTGTGGACATTCActttttgaatattttatatatacatcGTGAAAATTATATTCTTGAGTATATAGTGAATAGAAGTGATGTTTTGATTAATAATTGAGATCAATTAGATACTAAAATTGTAGAAGAAAATAGATGTAGAAACTAAAACATTTATAAGAGGAAAAAAGGAGATATATACacaatatttgaaaaataggCAACACCCTAATGACTAATGTAGCCAAAAGcatataataatagaaaattatagttatataaataaaaaaatatatatgaaaatactaAACATTTTGGACTATTATGTCTTTACAAACTTATACTACGTTTTATACGAATTTTGTGTGTAACAAAAATTATGTGTAATAGTATTATTACACGAATTTTGATCACATGAATTCGTGTAACAATGTAAATAACAAAAATTCCTTACTCGTTCAAAGTGGCGACGAGGTCGCCGGCGTGGTCGACGAGGGCGACGCGGGTGGAGGAGCCGACCCGGTTCCTCTGGGCGTCGTCGACGGGGAGCACGATGGGCACCGACATGTTGACCCGCGACCCGTTTTCGAGTCGGAGCGAGTTGTAATGAAGCGTTTGGAGGAACTCGGACTCTCTCATGAAGCCGCGCAGGGGGCTGGCCCACCCCTCGCTCAGCACGTGCACCCATTGGAGGTCGATCGCCGACAGCCTGATCGGCGGCAGCTGCGACGCCTCTTTCAGCTTCGACGCCTTCTCGGAGTCTTTCACCAGCAGCTCCACCAGCCTCCCGCCGTCGGGCTCGATGAGCGACGCGCGGATGCGGGCGGCGGGGCGGCGGAGGGGCGGGATGAATCGGATTTTGGGAAGCTTCGAGAAATTGGGTGGAGGGATTGGGGTTTTGAGGTGAAGAGATGCAGATGCCATGGCTGCCATTTTCgcgcgctctctctctctcttccttctcAGTGCTTTCTGCTGAATGGCAGTTATAATATttggagggagagagaaaagggTGTTTTTGGTAAAGAAATGTTCATAAGTGGaaagttttttaatttaaatttgagaatcAATTCGGATACGGGTTAATTGAATTCAAAAATTGGTTAGTCGTACTCGAAATTAGcttattttattacattttggttattttaataaaaataatataaaaacaaattttaataaGTGTAATGATCTGAAAGTCTGATTTTCCTTTGTCCATTcagattttaatatattataaatttaattaattcttaaCTAGTAATTTTGTAAACGTTAATTATGGGCAAGTGTTTGTGCACGAGTGGATGTTGCAAAATTTGAAGTTCTTGAGTCTTGACTATCTTTTGATTCAAAGTTCAAACTAGCTTAAAAATTTATCCAAAACATTTTTTACTATAGTTATGATAGTTGTGAAATATTtcatcagattttttttttttttttgaggtataTTTCATCAGATCTTTGTTGTAAACAGTTAATATTGATAATTACTACAACAAAGATTCTACTTTTTAAGAGGTCATTGGTTCATCTTCTATATGCCGCTCGGCACTCACCTTCTGTGTGCAACGCTCACGTTaatatttcttttatatatatttatttttatttatagtacTTTATTAATTTCTAgtgtattaaaataaaataaatagtataTTATACCAATATTCGACAAAAATCTTCTAAACCACTTTTGTCTGATTCTCATCCTGTTTTGGTTTCCACGAATGCtccccttttttttaattaaaattaagggAGTAGAGAAAGATAAAGATGTACTAAAACAATATTGAATCTAGCTTATGATACGGGTCCGATTCATGTTAGCATAAAAGTGGTGTTTAAAGACAAAATCTCCCACTATAATAATATTACTTttgtaaaattaataaattatgagAGCAACAAACAAGACAAAGCGGTCCAAATGATAGATCATAACACGTACGACCTTTATTGTTaggttaaattaatttaattatgacaaaaaaaataatggtGTTAGAACCCTATCAAGATATAGACAAAATATATCCCATGAGGTAAAGTGACTATAGACATCCAGTCATAGttacaattttcaatttttatatattttcattgatgcaagtaataataatataaatatacatactTGTATTGTATTGATCTAGTGATAAAGTGATTAATATTTAAGGTTAAAAATTTTAGGTTTGAATTCACTGTGACatgatctttaaatttatttgttcattaacaaaaaaaaaaagtagatttacactcacaaataaaaaaatactccatccgtcccacttcaattgacacttttgagttgagcacgaagattaagaataaatgaGTAAGAGTGTAAAGTATGTAGGGTTcatttattttatgtgagtagagaaagtagagaccacatactattttaagaaagtgtcaattgaagtgggacggagggagtagctaATAACATACCATCACACGATCTTTTAACATTAAGGGCTCGCTCGGTACGCGATACGGGATAAGGTGTGATATATTTTATTGAGATGTCTTAGACTATATGCTATATTAATATTGTCATGTTTCATATTTggtaaaatatttgtaaaatataatatggTGTTTGACaatccctccgtccacaaaaattagtccctttctatttttgaaaactttttATCACATGGTGGAccattttctccactcacaatacatttaattattattgttaacACTACCTTTCATGTGAGACCCTTTTTCCACTCATAATAAACCTAACTACATTCATTGTAACTTGTGTCGTCCTCTTCTAggactatttttggtggacggatgaagtattatatattaagattatataaaccGGTACGCGGTATGGAAAAACTGTGATATGTTTGATTGTGACGTCTTTTATTatatgtgtttgtgtgtgtgtttgagagagagatggttgCCAAACTAAATTCAAGATTATGTTCTTggtcaaaatatttttaagtaTCTCCCATAAGATCAAGATTTATCCAAAATAAGCAAAAGATTAATGTCTACCAGTAGTCCAAACAAGAGCAGCTACCATTGTGGAAGTGATGGAACCTAGTTCTATCTCTAACTATAATCTCTCTCCCATATATGAGAGACAAAAGCTTAGTACTAGAATGGCAATCCACACATACCCGGAGGTTCTTTATAATCCTCACCGGCGTGCAAGAATCCGTTGCAACGAGCGCGAACGCAATGGCTAGCCTCTCGCTGTGGT
It contains:
- the LOC130991365 gene encoding ATP sulfurylase 1, chloroplastic-like → MAAMASASLHLKTPIPPPNFSKLPKIRFIPPLRRPAARIRASLIEPDGGRLVELLVKDSEKASKLKEASQLPPIRLSAIDLQWVHVLSEGWASPLRGFMRESEFLQTLHYNSLRLENGSRVNMSVPIVLPVDDAQRNRVGSSTRVALVDHAGDLVATLNDIEIYKHNKEERIARSWGTTARGLPYVEKAISGAGNWLIGGDLEVVKPIKYDDGLDRFRLSPAQLRQEFERRNADAVFAFQLRNPVHNGHALLMTDTRRRLLEMGFKNPVLLLHPLGGYTKEDDVPLRWRMKQHEKVLEDGVLDPETTVVSIFPSPMHYAGPTEVQWHAKARINAGANFYIVGRDPAGMAHPLEKRDLYDADHGKKVLSMAPGLERLNILPFKVAAYDKTQSKMAFFDPSRAQDFVFISGTKMRNLAKNRENPPDGFMCPGGWEVLVEYYDSLAPAASNGKLPQPVAA